TTTCCCCTATCAAAAAGAAATTGAACAATGGTCCCAAAAGCGTCAGCTCAATCCTCTGCTAGTGACTGGGTTGATGCGTCAGGAATCACATTTTGAGCCAAAAGTCCGTTCTACAGCTGGTGCGGTTGGTTTAATGCAGGTACTACCAAGTACAGCAAAATGGATTGCCCCACAAATTCAGGTGGACAGCACAAAAATAAATTTGGAAAATCCCAACGAGAATATCATGTTCGGGACTTGGTATTTGGATCACACTCATCAGCAGTATGGTAATAACTCAATGCTAGCGATCGCCAGTTACAATGCTGGTCCCGGTAATGTTTCCAAGTGGGTACAAACCCTGCCAAAGGACGATCTAGATGAATTTGTCGAATCAATTCCCTTTGATGAAACCAAAAATTACGTGCGTCAGGTGTTGGGTAATTACTGGAATTACTTAAGACTCTATAACTCAGAAACTTCGCAGTTGGTAGGAAAATATTCGACTGTACACCCACAACTACCGGTTCAATGATGTCAAAAAGTACAGACGCGCTTAAGGCGCGTCTCTACATCCACCTGCTTCCCAGATACAATAGTTAGCAGGTGATGCCGTTCTAGCTAACTCATGACACCTCCACAAAACGTAGACACAACAACACCATACAGTGTTGACTTTGAACCAAATGGTGACTCAAAACCAGAAATAGATCCTATCGATCCTCTTGACGAGTTGCCAAGTGAAGTCGAAATGTCAATTTTCGATCACTTAGAAGAGTTACGACAACGAATTTTTTACTCGCTCATTGCTGTAGTAGTGGGTGTTGTTGGCTGTTTTATTGCCGTTAAGCCGATTGTTCAGCTGCTAGAAGTACCAGCACAGGGAGTAAAATTTCTGCAACTGGCTCCCGGAGAATATTTCTTTGTTTCAATGAAAGTTGCAGGCTACAGTGGGTTGGTTTTGTCTAGCCCGTTTGTGCTATACCAAGTTATCCAGTTTGTTCTCCCTGGATTGACTCGTCGCGAACGTCGCTTGCTGGGACCTGTGGTTTTGGGATCGAGTTTTTTGTTTGCGGGAGGGTTAGCCTTTGCGTATCTTTTATTGGTACCAGCTGCTTTGAAATTTTTCATCAGCTACGGTGCTGATGTTGTGGAACAATTATGGTCGATTGACAAATATTTTGAATTTGTCTTGTTGCTGCTGTTTAGTACTGGGTTAGCATTTCAAATTCCGATTATCCAAGTCTTACTTGGTGCTTTGGGAATTGTCTCTTCTGGACAAATGCTTTCTGGTTGGCGCTACGTTATTATGGGCGCGGTGGTTTTAGGAGCAATTCTGACACCTTCAACTGATCCCTTTACTCAAAGTCTCTTAGCAGGAGCAGTTTTGGGACTTTACTTTGGTGGTATTGGTTTGGTTAAATTGGTTGGGAAATGAAATTTTTAATTTAAATAGCGAAACCTATATAAGGAGTGACGCTTGCGACTAGCGCACGACTAACATAATCACACCCAGGGAAGTAGCGCTAATAAATATCCACAGCACTACACCCTGAAGCATCGGTTTCCAACCAACCGCTTTCAACATCCGTCGAGATAAACCCGCACCAATCAAAAATAGCGTTAGTGTCAAACCTGCTTCCGAGATGTGTGTTACTATAGGCGACCAAGAAGCAACCTGCGGGATAAACGTCCGCGCTATCGAAGCAAGGAGAAACAAACCAATAAACCAGGGTACTTGGGGTTTATGTTGCACACTCTCCCCTGACTTTTTATTCTGATGTTGGAATATATAACTTGCTGCTATTGAGATAGGTATAATCCACAAAGCGCGCGAGAGTTTAACGGCTGTGGCTGTATACAGCGCACTTTGACCATAGTGTGATGCTGCACCTACCACACTAGAAATATCATGAATTGCTACACCAGCCCAGGTTCCAAACTGTGTCTGCGTTAAGTGCAGCACATGTCCTAAAGGTGGAAACACAAACAAAGCCACGGCATTCAGAACAAAAACTGTCCCCATTGCTACCGAAATCTCGCTTTGTGCTGCGTTGATGACTGAACTGACTGCGGCAATCGCACTCCCACCACAAATCGCAGTTCCCGCTGAAATCAAGCCAGAAGCTTTAATGGGAATCTTCAACCACTTTCCTAAGAAATAGCCAAGAATGAAAGTAGCACTGATGCTACCCACAGCAAACAAAGCACCGCTTGCCCCTGCTTTCAACACAACGGCTAGGTTCATGCCAAACCCCAGCATAATTACAGATGCTTCTAGTAAATATTTAGATGCTGGGCGGCTAATTCTGTGAAATGGATTCTCGTGAGTCAGCGCCAAGAAAATTCCTAACATCAGCGCTATTGGTGGTGAAGCCCAAGGAGTCAGACAAAATCCAGCAGCTAGGATAAAGACAATTTTTCGATACAGGAGTTTTTGATCGCTAGTGAGTGAGGATAATTTTTTTGTGATCAGACTTCGCTTCATTTCAACCTCGTACTGAAGGGTTGATCTCACTTTAGGCATTTCAATTAATAGAAGCAAACGTTCTTTACTATTTAAACAATAGGTTTAAACTATTATTTACAGATTGGAAAATGACTACAAGCGCAAGCATCAAGAGGTTTTGTTCTTTAGCAAAGAAGCATAATCCAATATCTTGACAAGTTAGTCGAGATTTTGGTATTACAAAAACAGTGGTGATGAAACTCGCCTTCTGGAATAACCAGAGAACCGCCCTCATGGCTGATAGTTTCTAGTTCGACGCTACGTAAGCCTTCTCTAAAAAGATAGGTCACTAGAGCTAAGAATGATCAGCCAAGATGAGGTAAATGAAATGGGCGGGCTTTTTTTTAGAGTTATCAAAACTAACACAATAACTCCTAGGCATCGATTTTTAGAAACGCCAGAAGCAGATTTCAATCAGAATTCTGAAGCACTTCTAATAATTAAAGTGCTTAAAAACTGCTATTTGAATGGCACCAAATTAGTTATTGACTCAGTTGAGTCTAGCAAAAGTGTACTGAATGACTTTCAAACGCAACTAAAAAAATCTTTAAATATTGTAAAAACAAAACTAGCAGAATTTAAGAAGAGTCAGTCATACCAATGTTGGATTTTGCGAAAAGTTGAGTCAGTGGTTTGTAAACAGAAGTTGGCGGCAAGATATTGTTTGGGCGAAACTTTCGGGGGGTTACCACCATGAAAAGGTGTAACCTTCAGCTTTGATATAAGTTCAATTCTGTGTTCTCAAATGTTAAAACCACCACTGGAGAGCAAGGAACAGAAACAGTCAAGGCTTTAGTTACATTCAGCAATGCCAAGACTAAAATCCCTGTTGAATATACTTTGCTCTACAAACCCGTTTCTGGTAATTTAAAAATTGCTGAAGAAACCTGGAAAATTGTTAAGCCATAAAGCAACACTAAAAAATATGTCTTTCAATCTACCTTTTTTATTTTTATTATCAATTGGCATCCCAGTAGCGTCGATGATAATGCCACATCACACTCTTGCAAATCAGGCTTACGATCAAGCGATGTCCTCTATGCATACACAAATGCAGCATGTGCAGATGAATGGCAATCCTGATGCTGATTTTGCAGCCATGATGATTCCGCATCACCAAGGAGCCATTGAGATGGCAAAGGTTGAGTTGCAGTACGGGACAGATCCCCGTCTGCGACGACTAGCGCAAGAGATTATTGTCACTCAACAGTCAGAAATTGAACTGATGCAGCTATCGCTCAAGCATCCACAATCACCCATGCCTTCATCGTCAAAATAAGTTTGAAAATATCTCTATGAAAAATCGAGCGATAATCGCCACAATCACATTTGCCATTTTACTAGGTTTAACACTGTCTGCCTTTGGTGGGCAAGTTCCTTATGCAGCATCTACACCGGATATTTCCATTACTTCGCGTGACCGGGTTTACACGGCTGACCAAACCTCGAATACAATTTCTGTACACAATCCCCAAACCAATAAACTATTGGGTGTGATTCGTCTGGGTAAAACAGCGCCAGAGAATTTGAGTCCCTTGTATACTGGTCAACTACTAGTGCATGGTATGGGTTTTTCGCCCGACAATCGCACCTTGGCGGTGGTTTCAGTCGGTTCCAACTCGGTAGCTTTTATTGATACCCAGACAAATAAAGTTAAGCACGTCACTTATGTTGGGCGATCGCCTCACGAAGCCTTCTTTACACCCGATGGTAGTGAAGTTTGGGTGACAATACGTGGAGAAGACTATGTTTCTGTGTTAGATAGTCAAACGTATCAAGAGAAACAACGCATCACTGTTGACAATGGACCTGGGATGACAATTTTTCGTCCCGATGGTAAGTATGGATTTGTCTGCTCTAGTTTCACACCCCAGACAAGCGTTATTGATGTCAAGTCCCATCAGGTGGTAGCAACAGTTAAACAAGCCTCTCCCTTCTGCCCAAATATTGCTGCAACTCCGGACAACAAGCAAGTTTGGCTGACGCTGAAAGACACGGGTAAAGTTCAAGTATTTAATGCAGAAGCCCCCTTTAATGTCACTGCTACCTTGGATACCGGACCGATTACAAACCATGTCAATATCGTCAGAAATCAGAAAGGTCAATTTGCCTACGTTACAGTTGGTGGTGAAAATGTTGTCAAAGTCTATACAACAACGAATACTCCAAAATTGGTAGCAACTATTCCAACGGGCGAGTTACCCCACGGTCTTTGGTCTTCTGGTGATGGTTCCCGTATCTACGTAGCATTAGAAAATGGCACTGGAGTCACCGCAATTGATACTTTGAAAAATCAAGTGATGGTGACGATTCCTGGTGGTCAATCCTCGCAAGCGATCGTTTATGTTCCCAATGCAGTT
This portion of the Brasilonema sennae CENA114 genome encodes:
- the tatC gene encoding twin-arginine translocase subunit TatC, with protein sequence MTPPQNVDTTTPYSVDFEPNGDSKPEIDPIDPLDELPSEVEMSIFDHLEELRQRIFYSLIAVVVGVVGCFIAVKPIVQLLEVPAQGVKFLQLAPGEYFFVSMKVAGYSGLVLSSPFVLYQVIQFVLPGLTRRERRLLGPVVLGSSFLFAGGLAFAYLLLVPAALKFFISYGADVVEQLWSIDKYFEFVLLLLFSTGLAFQIPIIQVLLGALGIVSSGQMLSGWRYVIMGAVVLGAILTPSTDPFTQSLLAGAVLGLYFGGIGLVKLVGK
- a CDS encoding YeiH family protein; translated protein: MKRSLITKKLSSLTSDQKLLYRKIVFILAAGFCLTPWASPPIALMLGIFLALTHENPFHRISRPASKYLLEASVIMLGFGMNLAVVLKAGASGALFAVGSISATFILGYFLGKWLKIPIKASGLISAGTAICGGSAIAAVSSVINAAQSEISVAMGTVFVLNAVALFVFPPLGHVLHLTQTQFGTWAGVAIHDISSVVGAASHYGQSALYTATAVKLSRALWIIPISIAASYIFQHQNKKSGESVQHKPQVPWFIGLFLLASIARTFIPQVASWSPIVTHISEAGLTLTLFLIGAGLSRRMLKAVGWKPMLQGVVLWIFISATSLGVIMLVVR
- a CDS encoding DUF305 domain-containing protein, encoding MSFNLPFLFLLSIGIPVASMIMPHHTLANQAYDQAMSSMHTQMQHVQMNGNPDADFAAMMIPHHQGAIEMAKVELQYGTDPRLRRLAQEIIVTQQSEIELMQLSLKHPQSPMPSSSK
- a CDS encoding YncE family protein; its protein translation is MKNRAIIATITFAILLGLTLSAFGGQVPYAASTPDISITSRDRVYTADQTSNTISVHNPQTNKLLGVIRLGKTAPENLSPLYTGQLLVHGMGFSPDNRTLAVVSVGSNSVAFIDTQTNKVKHVTYVGRSPHEAFFTPDGSEVWVTIRGEDYVSVLDSQTYQEKQRITVDNGPGMTIFRPDGKYGFVCSSFTPQTSVIDVKSHQVVATVKQASPFCPNIAATPDNKQVWLTLKDTGKVQVFNAEAPFNVTATLDTGPITNHVNIVRNQKGQFAYVTVGGENVVKVYTTTNTPKLVATIPTGELPHGLWSSGDGSRIYVALENGTGVTAIDTLKNQVMVTIPGGQSSQAIVYVPNAVPTGDGLANLEPLGNSGLVAHLVMGAPGSSAKKPATTVTVNNQGIIDLLEAAVTGLQPKSMYQLALAERPSKPYGKLQPLAKFQTNPSGAAIVTTLGPIRQVVEGNAGGQSRRYLVIVPLKDDVAGMPVQIQLQPMSK